One part of the Malus sylvestris chromosome 2, drMalSylv7.2, whole genome shotgun sequence genome encodes these proteins:
- the LOC126607898 gene encoding uncharacterized protein LOC126607898 isoform X2 — MSSPSSAMNENGGTKLTGIRQIVKFKEILQKWQAVTLGSRANSPRAKSSPHSEKREGESTTPRSERGHGGISPAISKRLTNVICDSDEDICHSPEPPPDVPQGYLAVYVGPELRRFIIPTSYLSHSLFKVLLEKAEEEYGFDHGGGLTIPCETETFKYLLKCMENHQKAHPDDIPAGDWKLIQ; from the exons ATGTCCTCCCCCTCCTCAG CAATGAATGAAAATGGTGGCACCAAGTTGACCGGAATCAGGCAGATTGTCAAGTTCAAAGAAATTCTGCAGAAGTGGCAAGCTGTCACGCTTGGCTCGAGGGCAAACAGCCCCCGAGCCAAAAGTAGTCCCCATTCTGAAAAAAGAGAAGGGGAGAGCACCACTCCCCGTTCTGAACGAGGCCATGGGGGCATTTCACCGGCAATTAGCAAGAGGCTAACAAATGTTATTTGTGATTCCGACGAGGATATATGCCACAGTCCCGAACCGCCACCTGATGTCCCCCAAGGGTATTTGGCGGTGTATGTTGGACCGGAGCTTCGGAGGTTCATCATTCCCACTAGCTACCTCAGTCACTCCCTTTTTAAAGTATTGCTGGAGAAGGCTGAGGAGGAATATGGGTTTGATCATGGTGGCGGGCTCACAATCCCATGTGAGACTGAGACCTTCAAGTACCTCTTGAAGTGCATGGAGAACCATCAGAAAGCTCACCCTGATGACATCCCAG CTGGAGACTGGAAACTCATTCAATGA
- the LOC126607898 gene encoding uncharacterized protein LOC126607898 isoform X1, whose amino-acid sequence MSSPSSVAMNENGGTKLTGIRQIVKFKEILQKWQAVTLGSRANSPRAKSSPHSEKREGESTTPRSERGHGGISPAISKRLTNVICDSDEDICHSPEPPPDVPQGYLAVYVGPELRRFIIPTSYLSHSLFKVLLEKAEEEYGFDHGGGLTIPCETETFKYLLKCMENHQKAHPDDIPAGDWKLIQ is encoded by the exons ATGTCCTCCCCCTCCTCAG TAGCAATGAATGAAAATGGTGGCACCAAGTTGACCGGAATCAGGCAGATTGTCAAGTTCAAAGAAATTCTGCAGAAGTGGCAAGCTGTCACGCTTGGCTCGAGGGCAAACAGCCCCCGAGCCAAAAGTAGTCCCCATTCTGAAAAAAGAGAAGGGGAGAGCACCACTCCCCGTTCTGAACGAGGCCATGGGGGCATTTCACCGGCAATTAGCAAGAGGCTAACAAATGTTATTTGTGATTCCGACGAGGATATATGCCACAGTCCCGAACCGCCACCTGATGTCCCCCAAGGGTATTTGGCGGTGTATGTTGGACCGGAGCTTCGGAGGTTCATCATTCCCACTAGCTACCTCAGTCACTCCCTTTTTAAAGTATTGCTGGAGAAGGCTGAGGAGGAATATGGGTTTGATCATGGTGGCGGGCTCACAATCCCATGTGAGACTGAGACCTTCAAGTACCTCTTGAAGTGCATGGAGAACCATCAGAAAGCTCACCCTGATGACATCCCAG CTGGAGACTGGAAACTCATTCAATGA
- the LOC126607898 gene encoding uncharacterized protein LOC126607898 isoform X3 yields the protein MNENGGTKLTGIRQIVKFKEILQKWQAVTLGSRANSPRAKSSPHSEKREGESTTPRSERGHGGISPAISKRLTNVICDSDEDICHSPEPPPDVPQGYLAVYVGPELRRFIIPTSYLSHSLFKVLLEKAEEEYGFDHGGGLTIPCETETFKYLLKCMENHQKAHPDDIPAGDWKLIQ from the exons ATGAATGAAAATGGTGGCACCAAGTTGACCGGAATCAGGCAGATTGTCAAGTTCAAAGAAATTCTGCAGAAGTGGCAAGCTGTCACGCTTGGCTCGAGGGCAAACAGCCCCCGAGCCAAAAGTAGTCCCCATTCTGAAAAAAGAGAAGGGGAGAGCACCACTCCCCGTTCTGAACGAGGCCATGGGGGCATTTCACCGGCAATTAGCAAGAGGCTAACAAATGTTATTTGTGATTCCGACGAGGATATATGCCACAGTCCCGAACCGCCACCTGATGTCCCCCAAGGGTATTTGGCGGTGTATGTTGGACCGGAGCTTCGGAGGTTCATCATTCCCACTAGCTACCTCAGTCACTCCCTTTTTAAAGTATTGCTGGAGAAGGCTGAGGAGGAATATGGGTTTGATCATGGTGGCGGGCTCACAATCCCATGTGAGACTGAGACCTTCAAGTACCTCTTGAAGTGCATGGAGAACCATCAGAAAGCTCACCCTGATGACATCCCAG CTGGAGACTGGAAACTCATTCAATGA
- the LOC126607916 gene encoding putative pectinesterase 63, whose amino-acid sequence MAPLLAFLLVLNIFINSPQLGLSRPNLIPPNFSQLDSWIAHNMRDYANRKATQATLRFDAQLLSAEEIVRIITVRKDGTGQFRTVTDAVNSIPSGNTRRVVVFIGGGVYTEKVLVDASKPFVTFYGDQNDVPSITFDGTALKYGTWNSSTVAVESDYFVAVNIAFVNSAPMPDGIRPGAQAVAMRISGDKAAFHNCRFIGFQDTLLDDRGRHFFKDCHVQGTVDFIFGNGKSLYLNNTIHSVANGMGVITAHARENVEDDSGFAFVHCNITGTGDTFLGRAWRERPRVVFAYAYMGSLINKQGWSDYMHTERDKTVYYGEYKCMGPGSSSSGRVKYARMLSDEEAKPFLSLTFIKGTKWVLPPPKL is encoded by the exons ATGGCACCACTATTAGCATTTCTTCTGGTTCTCAACATCTTCATAAATTCACCTCAACTCGGGCTGAGTCGCCCCAACCTCATCCCACCTAACTTCTCCCAACTCGACTCGTGGATCGCCCACAACATGAGGGACTACGCCAACCGCAAGGCCACCCAAGCCACTCTCCGCTTCGACGCCCAACTTCTCTCTGCCGAGGAAATTGTCAGAATCATAACCGTCAGGAAAGACGGAACCGGCCAATTCAGAACCGTCACAGACGCCGTCAACAGCATTCCTTCTGGGAACACAAGGCGCGTCGTGGTTTTCATCGGCGGGGGCGTGTATACGGAGAAGGTTCTTGTTGACGCGTCAAAGCCGTTCGTGACGTTTTACGGGGACCAGAACGACGTGCCGTCAATCACGTTCGATGGCACGGCGTTGAAGTACGGGACGTGGAATAGTTCCACGGTGGCGGTGGAGTCCGACTACTTCGTGGCCGTCAATATTGCGTTCGTG aattcAGCTCCGATGCCGGACGGAATAAGGCCGGGGGCACAGGCGGTGGCGATGAGGATATCAGGAGACAAGGCAGCGTTCCACAACTGCAGGTTCATAGGATTTCAGGACACGTTATTGGATGATAGGGGGAGACATTTCTTCAAGGATTGCCACGTCCAAGGCACGGTCGATTTCATCTTTGGCAATGGCAAATCCCTCTACTTG AATAATACGATACATTCAGTTGCAAATGGTATGGGGGTGATAACGGCACATGCTAGGGAAAATGTGGAAGACGATAGTGGTTTTGCGTTTGTGCATTGCAACATAACGGGGACAGGTGACACATTTCTTGGGCGAGCTTGGAGGGAGAGACCTAGGGTTGTGTTTGCTTACGCATACATGGGCTCTCTCATCAATAAACAAGGATGGTCTGACTACATGCATACCGAGCGCGATAA GACTGTGTATTATGGAGAGTACAAGTGTATGGGACCGGGTTCGAGCTCATCGGGTCGGGTCAAGTATGCAAGAATGTTATCTGATGAAGAAGCAAAGCCCTTTCTCAGCCTGACTTTCATCAAAGGAACAAAGTGGGTTCTCCCACCTCCCAAGCTctga